One Alnus glutinosa chromosome 13, dhAlnGlut1.1, whole genome shotgun sequence genomic window, attaatattctaataaacTATAATTAAGCAGGTTTTGTTGGAGAATAGCAAAGACAAAGACATCACTGGCCATTTGATGCCAAACCTCATCTATGTCTCTCGAGAGAAATGCAAGACTTCACCCCACCATTTTAAAGCTGGTGCTCTTAATGTCATGGTAAGCATCCCTACATATAAGCTAGTCATGCAGCATCAAATTGAGATTTCCTACAATTGAGATGTTCGAATTGACACAATTGGGGCAGTCTCAAAGAAAGGCGGACTGCGAGGCCCACCTGCCAAGTGCAACACCCCTCTATATGGGTTGCCTGAATTTTGTGCAATTTGAATAGCCAATTGTACGGAATCATCATTCttgttatatattttgtatacacAATTCGAAAAGCTAATCGTAAGAAATCTCATCTATGTTTCTTTTGTGACCATGTAGCTTCGGCTGTCAGCTGCCATGACCAATGCTCCAATAATCCTGACCCTAGATTGTGACATGTACTCCAATGATCCCTATACGCCTCTTCGTGTGCTATGTTACATACTCGACCCTCAAGATCGGTCCAAATTAGGATACATTCAATTTCCTCAACACTTTAAGGAGATTAATAAGACTGACACCTATGCTTGTGAGTTTAAAAGTCTGTTTCAAATCAATCCAGTGGGTTTTGATGGACTAGCTGGGCCTAACCATGTCGGAACTGGGTGCTTTTTTCTCCGGCGAGTGTTCTTTGGAGGTCCCTCGAAGTTGTTATCACCGGAAATCTCCGAATTGGGACCATACCATGTTGTGAACAAACCTATTCGATCCCAACCAATCATGGAATTGTCAAATAAGGTGGCGAGCTGCAATTATGAGAACCAGACCAAATGGGGTTCTGAGGTAAGCTTTATTTGTTGTggttatctttttattttcttcaaatatacCATTTGGGTTGTATCTTATGTTACGGTTCAAGAAGGCATTGACCACATTCACATGATATACCAAAGAAATCTGATAAGGATTTTCTGTATAATTGCCCGTATAAATTGTTGTAATTGTAATTCGGGTAACCCCATAGAGAGAAGGGTTGTTGGGTTGGATTGGGACTTCCTCTTATCAAGTTGTTCTAATTTTTTGTGTAAAATTCGGACAACTTAAGAGGGGAGTTGTGGGGTTTATTTGCTCTAGATAGGTGGGTCCCGCATCCTAACCTGCTTTCATTACCCAAGGTAGGTGAGCTTTGCAACTCCTATTGATACTTCGGACAACCCGGGGCTTCTACTTGTCTAAGACAGGTAAGCTTCGTAACTCGCTCTCTATGGGAGTACCTGGATTAATAGAATTTGGACAATAAATTGCAAATGATTCTAATCCAGAAGAATTAGTCATCTTTGAGACTTCCAATTGCTTTAACTTATAGGCTAATTCCACCtaatatacattttttgtaaGACTTAATGCATGCTTATACAATACTCATAATTTAGAGTATGATCACATCTTACATGTTTGCAATTCTTAATTAATTGATCATTAAAAATTCTTTGTAGCAAGgcaattttaataataaactaCATTTAAttttacctcttttttttttgttctttgtaaaATGTACAGATGGGTTTCAGATATGGATCACTGGTTGAGGACTACTACACAGGCTACCGGCTGCAGTGTGAGGGATGGAAGTCCATATTCTGTAATCCCAAGAGGGCAGCATTTTTGGGTGATGCACCCATTACCCTTATTGATTTGCTAAATCAACAAAAGCGATGGGCCATAGGCCTACTTGAGGTGGTTTTCTCTAAGTTCAGCCCACTAACCTTCGGGATCAGATCCATGGGTCTTCTCATGGGCCTTGCTTATGCCCATATTGGGATGTGGGCATTTTGGTCGATCCCAATCACCATTTACGCCTTCCTTCCTCAGCTAGCTCTCCTCAATGGAATTACCATATTCCCAACGGTATATATGTACTTGCACCTGATTATTATAAGGAcaaaaaatttctacaaattagtttatagaaaattccatacaacccacatataaaattgacatgtgtcccttggcatgtgagaagcacatgttattaaagattgacatgtgtagaaaatttcatacaacctacatataagattaacatgtgtcccttagcatatgaaaacacatgttattttaatagcatgtgtttctcatatgcttttttttaatagcattaataaaaaaacatgtgattctcacatgtttaaatgacacatgttgctcgtatatgtgagttgtatgaaatttcctataaaccaatttgtaggaaattgtTGTCCCTATTATaactcacttttcttttcttacccTCAATTCATGACTACTAGTAAACTCTGGACCTCTGctttgatattttgtaaaatcactacttatcctaaaaaattaaactaataaaaaatagtaaatttaaggagaaacttcacttaactccCCTAAACTTCGATCACTTCTACGATCTCCtctccaaagtttaaaaactcttaatttagtgtattgaaCTTTTAATTCTTTGCAATCTCACATCTCCCCTTAGGGTTTGAGGTTAATTAAGTTAAATGGTCAAAGAGTAAAATGATCGTTATTCCACCATAAATTTtgtaatattataaaattactcttaaattactattatttaaaaaaaaaaaaaatgtaggtaattttgaaatttttccaaACTCTTCTGTTAGAGTTTgacgaaaaatcctaacggagggccaggtgaaattgaaattttgttaaagtttgatacactaaattataattaagagtttttaaactttgggaAGAACactacaaaagtgatgaaagttcatGGAGGTTaagtgaaacatttcttaaatttaattatttaattaataattaacattTATCATGTAATTGATAATTGttctttaattataaatatgttGCAGGTATCAGAGTCATGGTTTCTATTGTATGTGTTTCTGTTCATAGGAGCCTACGGACAAGATTTCCTTGACTTTATCTTCTATGATGGAACTCTCCAAAGATGGTGGAATGATCAGAGAATATGGATGATAAGAGGAGTGACATGTTACTTGTTTGGATTCTCCGAGTTCTTTCTCAAGTCCTTTGGCATTTCCACCCTTGGTTTCAATGTGACAAGCAAAGTGGTTGATGATGAGCAAAGCAAAAGATACGAGCAAGGAGTGTTTGAGTTTGGAGTTCCATCGCCCATGTTTGTGCCCCTAACAGCTGCTGCAATTATCAACTTGGTCTCATTTGTTTGGGGGATTTTGCTGGTTTTCAGAGGCAGCAAATTGGAGGAGCTGTTTCTGCAGATGTTCATAGCAGGTTTTGTGGTGGTGAACTCTTGGCCAATCTACAAAGCCATTGTGTTGAGAACTGATAAAGGAAGGATGCCTGCTAGCACTGCCATAATTTCAACATTTCTGGCACGTGGTCTTGTTTTTGCAGGTTCTCTCGCTCTGGGAGGCTGAGATTATGAACTTCGCTTTTAGTATTTACTAGCTCATAACCAGCGCTATGTGCGGAATTctttgttataatttaatttcagaatttaaacatatttttatcatatttttttattattaatccataaaaagtaaacaaatttaaaatatttattcatataagTCTAAGTTGAAATTCGACTTTTATATATGATAGTTattaaaagaagagaaaatggtagaaattagtgagaatttaatgataatcaaatttgacgtttctatttAATGACAGTAAAATATGACGTTTCATCATATTTCATCGGTCCAtgtatttcacttgaaatacatggacGAATTCAATATAAATGTTACTTAAATGACAAGTTTTCTACTTAAATGACCaattcaaagtttaaaaaatatatgttcaCTCTACGTGTCATAATTCTAGGCTAACTCTAAGTTGAAACttgacttttatatatatatatataagtattgCTTGCAAATTAAtgttattgttagaatattaattaaatgattgaatctttattttttatttagtttaagcttttaaaataactaataatttaaacaaaaaatgcgAGGTTCTTTACGAACCAAAAAGCATATTGAGTGTGTGAAAATTGCAATgccaaagagaagaaaaattgcAGCAACAGAGGGCACTCTATACAGCATTCTCCTCATGACCAGTACTCGATCCTGATCACATATACAGCATTCTATCATCTCTACATGTTCTTCCAAATTAAATTATgaatatcaaaattttcaaaatattctgatgtttattttttaaatataatttatcaaaatttctaaagattcaggcataggtatttttgcaaattctattattaaattctaaccaacgtttaaatcttaacattttttttttcttttttttttcaaaaaaaaaacaattttaaaatttttgatagaatttaataaaaaatcctaACGAAAGATCCATAATTAAAATTTTCCGAAAAATAGATACCTTAAAAAATCCTAACGAAAGATCCATAATTAAAACTTTCCGGAAAATAGATACCTTAAAGAAACACACATTGGACCATGCATGGAGGTCCCATCGTACATGTTTAATTGGACTTAGGCCTGCTCGCCAGAGTCTTCTTTTTCTCGAGAATATCCTGCGACTACAAGAAAGAATTCATTAGAAACTAACTGGAAGCAGAAACcagaaggagagaaaaattcAGTAAAAGCATCAAATTgcataataaataataaattaggaAAAGATCTGTCTAATTCATAACCCTAATTCAGATTTacacattattatttattatgtaaAGGTATCAAAGCAATCTATATGAAGGTAGATTAGCTTTACAATTGTACTTCTATTGCTTCCAGAAGCAACACTTGCCTTCCTTTCTGCTGGGAGCAGAAACAATTAATTTCCACATAACCAAACAGTAACTAAACTAGCCATTGAAAAAGCTTCAGTGCCAAGAATAAATGATTTAATTGGACTTATattcaacaatattttttgatgaacatgcattgaattaaaagaaacaaaatacaaaGAGGGAGACCATTAGCAAGGACCCCCAAGAAAGAAACATAGCAAAAACCAGACAGTAAAGTAGTACAAACATCCCAGTCGAGTGTTCACTCAGGTTCAAGAAGGACAGGATAGCAGAATAAAGAACAAGCTGCCAACCTCATCAAAAGACTCAAGACCAAGATGATCCACATGCATGTGACGACCATTCCTTTCACTTAGTTTCCACATACAATCAGGGAAGTAAGGTCTAGGAGGATGTGTTAAAGTGTtccacattgctaagagatccttgtcttgtaaACTTTATAAGTCATTGACACTCCTCCTCTTTaaaaggcgtcttttgagagtgagtaaggcccataaagttttacatggtatcagagcaggttcctttgacaatgatgggcttttccctcccgttgttgaacacgtgtttggccaaagataCAACACGTGAGgaggcgtgttaaagtgtcccacattgctaagagattcttgtcttgtagactttataagccatggacacccctcctctTTCAAGGCATCTTTTGAaagtaaggcccatggacttttacaggATGGATACTGATTTTGCATTGAAAACATTCTAGTGCAACGTCATCAAATGGGTTCCGACAACCCTGACATTCGGGCGACTCTTTAATCTTTTGGACAAAAGTGAAAGGATGTTTGTGATATTCACTTGTGTAAGTACTTCCAATCATGATGCATGGATAGTTTTCAATAACACATTCGGGGTGAGCGGGAAAGTTGCAATCTTCACAGTAATAGAACCAGTGGTGTGGGCCTCTTTCTTCTTCGCAAATTAAACAATAAGATTCTTTATAATCTCTAACACAATACTATAAGTGAGTTGGAGGATATATGTATGATATTTATGCCTTGCAATTGGTGCATGCAAATACATACTTCTCGTTGTCCTTAGGACAagctttgcattttcttttagaaTCTAGAGCAAGATAAAAGAAGTGTTCATGACCTTCGTGATCAAGGGTTTCTAGAATTGAACCGCATTGAACGTCAAGGGTACTTTTTCCATCAGGACACCAATCAAGGTCACGTTTGTAGGCGAAGCCACGATGATGTCGAGAACAAATATGACAAAAGAACACGACACTATTGGTAGGTGCCTGTGGGAGGAGGGTGAGCGTGTGAAAATCGTGACGTCGGTGTTGCTCAATCCTTATGGGAAGTTTAGTACATCGAGTATGAAGAAAGAAGTTACATTGTGCACAGCCGTAAAATGGGGCCAAAATTATTAATTCCACACATTCTTAACAAAGCTTATCATCCTGGATCTCATCATCGTAGAGGATTAACTTATGTTGTTGATGACTAAAATGTTGGATCTtcctaggattagggtttttgtCATTTGCTTGAAAGAGCGCCTTGATCAAATGAGTTGCATGGCCAACAAATTTTTTGAGCATTAACTCACTAGTTGTAGGCAACTCTCAATACATATCCCAAAAACGTTTTACG contains:
- the LOC133854460 gene encoding cellulose synthase-like protein G3 isoform X2, producing MEGLIISGCTTSTGTHRRPPLHSLEPSRLTGFNRVFAAVYTCAILALIYHRSFKLIHSATLPSFSISLSMLISDLLLAFMWAATQPYRLRPIHRKEFPDNLGEIVKESDFPALDVFICTADPYKEPPMGVANTALSVMAYDYPTEKISVYVSDDGGSQLTLFAFMEAAKFASHWLPFCRKNNVVERSPEAYFASSSPWSSEAEKIKTMYDSMKFRVENAVERGKVGDEYITGEEERKAFLKWTDGSTRQNHPTVIQVLLENSKDKDITGHLMPNLIYVSREKCKTSPHHFKAGALNVMLRLSAAMTNAPIILTLDCDMYSNDPYTPLRVLCYILDPQDRSKLGYIQFPQHFKEINKTDTYACEFKSLFQINPVGFDGLAGPNHVGTGCFFLRRVFFGGPSKLLSPEISELGPYHVVNKPIRSQPIMELSNKVASCNYENQTKWGSEMGFRYGSLVEDYYTGYRLQCEGWKSIFCNPKRAAFLGDAPITLIDLLNQQKRWAIGLLEVVFSKFSPLTFGIRSMGLLMGLAYAHIGMWAFWSIPITIYAFLPQLALLNGITIFPTEPTDKISLTLSSMMELSKDGGMIREYG
- the LOC133854460 gene encoding cellulose synthase-like protein G3 isoform X1, with the protein product MEGLIISGCTTSTGTHRRPPLHSLEPSRLTGFNRVFAAVYTCAILALIYHRSFKLIHSATLPSFSISLSMLISDLLLAFMWAATQPYRLRPIHRKEFPDNLGEIVKESDFPALDVFICTADPYKEPPMGVANTALSVMAYDYPTEKISVYVSDDGGSQLTLFAFMEAAKFASHWLPFCRKNNVVERSPEAYFASSSPWSSEAEKIKTMYDSMKFRVENAVERGKVGDEYITGEEERKAFLKWTDGSTRQNHPTVIQVLLENSKDKDITGHLMPNLIYVSREKCKTSPHHFKAGALNVMLRLSAAMTNAPIILTLDCDMYSNDPYTPLRVLCYILDPQDRSKLGYIQFPQHFKEINKTDTYACEFKSLFQINPVGFDGLAGPNHVGTGCFFLRRVFFGGPSKLLSPEISELGPYHVVNKPIRSQPIMELSNKVASCNYENQTKWGSEMGFRYGSLVEDYYTGYRLQCEGWKSIFCNPKRAAFLGDAPITLIDLLNQQKRWAIGLLEVVFSKFSPLTFGIRSMGLLMGLAYAHIGMWAFWSIPITIYAFLPQLALLNGITIFPTVSESWFLLYVFLFIGAYGQDFLDFIFYDGTLQRWWNDQRIWMIRGVTCYLFGFSEFFLKSFGISTLGFNVTSKVVDDEQSKRYEQGVFEFGVPSPMFVPLTAAAIINLVSFVWGILLVFRGSKLEELFLQMFIAGFVVVNSWPIYKAIVLRTDKGRMPASTAIISTFLARGLVFAGSLALGG